A section of the Candidatus Eisenbacteria bacterium genome encodes:
- a CDS encoding PD40 domain-containing protein: MTLRRAGLLLALCLFLLPGTAGAQTFGKNKIQYRTFHWQVLQSPHFEVYYYEGGRRLAEDVVAIAERASVKLSRDLDHRLSKRVPILVYNSHNDFSQTNLTDEIMDESVGGFTEALKNRVVIPFSGSYEELRHVVVHELTHAYMFDILYGGSLTSFFGSSNFFNVPLWLAEGLAEWESLGMEPGAEQFLRDGIIHDYIVPLPYEPGGYLVYKQGQSVMQFIHRRYGREKFAELVRRLRTFRGADRAVERTLGVSVKKLSEDWIKDLKKQYWPQVAVLDDPEKFARRLTDHAKDGSNLNTSPAISPDGSKIAYLSDRRVYTDLYVMSALDGKVLKRLVRASQSRQFENIPSFRSSLAWSPDNSRLAFVAKSSGRDVIYFYDLERDEVAREIRLDLDGVSYPAFSPDGRTLAFEGLKDGRNDIYFVDLEGGALRRVTDDDFDEKDLVYAPDCSLTFSSDRHGPLDLAASHTAGGAGTYGIYSLEPASGRVREVLFTGHDDAQPAWSPDGRALAFVTQRDHGQDLYVFRGSDSTVTRVTRLIGGIYNLSWSRTGDRLVFSALNKGGWDVFCSREPLDADSVLAHTRASGPGQGFTFAEFARREEAPAAGLPGSPAAGTVAAVTAPMPALAGGSPVPAAPDTAGWSPGVADSSAPAAAASGSPATPVAAAPADSEARRLAAVAPGAVAVSGPPPGPPGNLAAGDTLGFPRVRVTREDSLAAEAAADSASRLVAQPYRTRFSADFLSGGFAYNSLVGFGGGAQVAVSDFLGNDRFFLATDLFTSSLDETNFLALYNYLPRRADLAVGLFHFKNYYFSRVNSLGEQTSDPRYFSERSYGVLGQVSYPFSKFRRVDFDLSVQVMKRDNLVTDSSGYYLVQVSDTTNVLAAPSVSLVWDNTLDGWFGPIDGSRWMASATRAFPIGSRSLSFTTLSVDYRRYFHLGSGYSLAFRALGIGSYGSNPQPSFLGGATTLRGYDNISNNTDQRVSVMSGRKAVLTSLEFRFPFIRHLGFSAPLPISFFNIEGVLFADAGAAWNDGLRILSNEDGLHFVDPRASYGVGVRAAVAYFLMHLDVAWPTQATLTNPDKKPRWHFSIGPEF, from the coding sequence ATGACCCTGCGACGCGCCGGGTTGCTGCTGGCCCTCTGCCTGTTCCTCCTCCCGGGCACGGCCGGCGCCCAGACCTTCGGCAAGAACAAGATCCAGTACCGCACGTTCCACTGGCAGGTGCTGCAGTCCCCGCACTTCGAGGTGTACTACTACGAGGGCGGCCGCCGCCTGGCCGAGGACGTGGTGGCGATCGCGGAGCGCGCCAGCGTGAAGCTCTCGCGCGACCTCGATCACCGCCTGAGCAAGCGCGTGCCCATCCTGGTCTACAACTCCCACAACGACTTCTCCCAGACCAACCTCACCGACGAGATCATGGACGAGTCCGTGGGCGGGTTCACCGAGGCCCTGAAGAACCGCGTGGTGATCCCCTTCAGCGGCTCCTACGAGGAGCTGCGCCACGTGGTGGTGCACGAGCTCACCCACGCCTACATGTTCGACATCCTCTACGGCGGCTCGCTGACCTCGTTCTTTGGAAGCAGCAACTTCTTCAACGTGCCGCTGTGGCTGGCCGAGGGGCTGGCGGAGTGGGAGTCGCTGGGCATGGAGCCGGGAGCGGAACAGTTCCTGCGCGACGGCATCATCCACGACTACATCGTGCCGCTGCCCTACGAACCGGGCGGATACCTGGTGTACAAGCAGGGCCAGTCGGTGATGCAGTTCATCCACCGGCGCTACGGCCGCGAGAAGTTCGCCGAGCTGGTGCGGAGGCTGCGCACCTTCCGCGGGGCGGACCGGGCCGTGGAGCGCACGCTGGGCGTGAGCGTGAAGAAGCTCAGCGAGGACTGGATCAAGGACCTCAAGAAGCAGTACTGGCCGCAGGTGGCGGTGCTCGACGACCCGGAGAAGTTCGCCCGGCGCCTCACCGACCACGCGAAGGACGGCAGCAACCTCAACACCTCGCCGGCCATCTCGCCGGACGGCTCGAAGATCGCCTACCTGTCGGACCGGCGGGTGTACACCGACCTGTACGTGATGTCGGCCCTGGACGGGAAGGTGCTCAAGCGGCTGGTGCGCGCCTCGCAGAGCCGCCAGTTCGAGAACATCCCCAGCTTCCGAAGCTCGCTGGCGTGGTCGCCGGACAATTCGCGGCTGGCATTCGTGGCCAAGTCGTCCGGCCGGGACGTGATCTACTTCTACGACCTGGAGCGTGACGAGGTGGCCCGGGAGATCCGGCTCGACCTGGACGGCGTGAGCTACCCGGCCTTCTCGCCCGACGGCCGCACGCTGGCCTTCGAGGGCCTCAAGGACGGCCGCAATGACATCTACTTCGTGGACCTCGAGGGCGGCGCCCTGCGACGGGTCACCGACGACGACTTCGACGAGAAGGACCTGGTGTACGCGCCGGACTGCAGCCTGACCTTCTCCTCCGACCGGCACGGTCCGCTGGACCTGGCGGCCTCGCACACGGCGGGTGGGGCGGGGACGTACGGCATCTACAGCTTGGAGCCGGCCTCCGGGCGGGTCCGCGAGGTGCTGTTCACCGGCCACGACGACGCCCAGCCGGCGTGGTCGCCGGACGGCCGCGCGCTGGCGTTCGTGACCCAGCGCGACCACGGCCAGGACCTGTACGTGTTCCGCGGCTCCGACTCCACGGTGACGCGCGTCACGCGGCTGATCGGCGGCATCTACAACCTCTCGTGGTCCCGCACCGGCGACCGGCTGGTGTTCTCGGCGCTCAACAAGGGCGGCTGGGACGTGTTCTGCTCGCGCGAGCCGCTCGACGCCGACAGCGTGCTGGCGCACACGCGCGCCTCCGGCCCGGGGCAGGGCTTCACCTTTGCCGAGTTCGCGCGGCGCGAAGAGGCGCCCGCGGCGGGCCTGCCGGGCTCCCCCGCGGCGGGCACCGTGGCCGCGGTAACCGCTCCGATGCCGGCGCTCGCGGGCGGCTCCCCGGTCCCGGCCGCGCCCGACACGGCCGGGTGGTCCCCGGGGGTGGCGGATTCGTCCGCGCCGGCCGCCGCGGCCTCCGGCAGTCCCGCAACCCCGGTGGCGGCGGCCCCGGCCGACAGCGAGGCGCGGCGGCTCGCCGCCGTGGCCCCGGGCGCGGTGGCCGTTTCCGGGCCGCCCCCGGGCCCGCCTGGCAACCTCGCGGCCGGCGACACCTTGGGCTTTCCGCGGGTGCGTGTGACGCGCGAGGACAGCCTGGCCGCCGAGGCGGCCGCCGACTCGGCCTCCCGCCTGGTGGCCCAGCCGTATCGCACCCGCTTCTCCGCGGACTTCCTCAGCGGCGGTTTCGCGTACAACTCGCTGGTGGGTTTCGGCGGCGGGGCGCAGGTGGCGGTGAGCGACTTCCTGGGCAACGACCGCTTCTTCCTGGCCACCGACCTGTTCACCTCGTCGCTGGACGAGACCAACTTCCTCGCCCTGTACAACTACCTGCCGCGCCGCGCCGACCTGGCGGTGGGGCTGTTCCACTTCAAGAACTACTACTTCTCGCGGGTGAACAGCCTGGGCGAGCAGACCTCGGACCCGCGCTACTTCTCGGAGCGCAGCTACGGCGTGCTGGGACAGGTCAGCTACCCATTCAGCAAGTTCCGGCGCGTGGACTTCGACCTCTCCGTGCAGGTGATGAAGCGGGACAACCTGGTCACCGACAGCTCCGGCTACTACCTGGTCCAGGTCTCGGACACCACCAACGTGCTGGCCGCCCCGTCGGTGTCGCTGGTGTGGGACAATACGCTGGACGGCTGGTTCGGGCCCATCGACGGGAGCCGGTGGATGGCCTCGGCCACGCGGGCGTTCCCCATCGGCAGCCGCAGCCTCTCGTTCACCACGCTGTCGGTGGACTACCGCCGCTACTTCCACCTGGGCAGCGGCTACAGCCTGGCATTCCGGGCGCTGGGAATCGGCAGCTACGGCTCCAACCCGCAGCCCTCGTTCCTGGGCGGGGCCACCACGCTGCGCGGCTACGACAACATCTCCAACAACACCGACCAGCGCGTCTCGGTGATGTCCGGACGAAAGGCGGTGCTGACCAGCCTCGAGTTCCGCTTCCCGTTCATCCGGCACCTGGGCTTCAGCGCGCCGCTGCCCATCTCGTTCTTCAACATCGAGGGGGTGCTGTTCGCCGACGCCGGCGCGGCGTGGAACGACGGGCTGCGCATCCTGAGCAACGAGGACGGGCTGCACTTCGTGGACCCGCGCGCCAGCTACGGCGTGGGGGTGCGCGCGGCGGTCGCGTACTTCCTGATGCACCTCGACGTGGCGTGGCCGACGCAGGCCACACTGACCAACCCGGACAAGAAGCCCAGGTGGCACTTCTCCATTGGCCCCGAGTTCTGA
- a CDS encoding BamA/TamA family outer membrane protein codes for MRPALRGAGLAAPAVLSAVLLAAGLACPGPARAASEVAGEFLQVARVSFEGNETFGSGELRKFVRTQTPSFPFHPFRRSIYRRDFIRGDADALAAFYRRRGYLDVAVEDRTTTDPEAREVEVAFVIREGRRYLVGTVGYAGVTQLEPPLPAQGSFLRTGDPYNPFARESERERLGLLYADVGCYPQVHDTAAVRDSTVDVRFAVAEGPPVHVRRITHVGTGPLHNRPFVIRGQMDLEPGSLLSRSTIEADKSRLYAADLFEDVQIVPVNADSVQHTVDVEVRVRERKPWWLSGGVGYGSQDQFRLLSEVGTRSLFWTGRRLAFTSMIGYGRRPYLDANAFKFQEARLELALTEPHLLGTRTRGQVSLYFVAQPDTTLPHFTRGVSVDLRRELTPTSKLLAQFSHYGVTSHPRQEPAFYTSNRFQLGFDRDMRDNAFDPSRGSYQDLTVQLSGGVLGGNTAFFKNVGSASWYRPLRGRTVLAARLRAGVAMPFHHATGDSLDLQMLRAEDRFRTGGANTVRGYSEEEIGGSGEATVTGHSGDAFRGGRVLLLAGAEVRFPIWGLFSGALFLDGGAVWRSFGDVTLRAFAPYALRGPASFDRFRYSAGGGLRFATPVGPFRVDYGVKINPPELGELPSGVTAPARTSWHFSLGQAY; via the coding sequence ATGCGCCCAGCCCTGCGGGGGGCGGGCCTCGCGGCCCCGGCCGTCCTCTCCGCGGTCCTGCTCGCCGCCGGGCTCGCCTGCCCCGGGCCGGCGCGCGCCGCCTCGGAAGTGGCCGGCGAATTCCTGCAGGTCGCGCGCGTCAGCTTCGAGGGCAACGAGACATTCGGCTCCGGCGAGCTGCGCAAGTTCGTGCGCACCCAGACTCCCTCCTTCCCGTTCCACCCCTTCCGTCGGAGCATCTACCGGCGCGACTTCATCCGCGGCGACGCGGACGCGCTGGCCGCGTTCTACCGCCGCCGCGGCTACCTGGACGTGGCGGTGGAGGACCGCACCACCACCGACCCGGAGGCGCGCGAAGTGGAGGTGGCCTTCGTGATCCGCGAGGGCCGGCGCTACCTGGTGGGCACGGTGGGCTATGCCGGTGTCACCCAGCTCGAGCCGCCGCTGCCCGCGCAGGGCTCGTTCCTGCGCACCGGGGATCCGTACAACCCTTTCGCGCGCGAGTCGGAGCGCGAGCGTCTGGGACTGCTGTACGCCGACGTGGGCTGTTACCCCCAGGTGCACGACACCGCCGCGGTGCGCGACAGCACGGTGGACGTGCGCTTCGCGGTGGCCGAGGGCCCGCCGGTGCACGTGCGGCGCATCACCCACGTGGGCACCGGCCCGCTGCACAACCGCCCCTTCGTGATCCGGGGCCAGATGGACCTGGAGCCCGGCAGCCTGCTCAGCCGCTCCACCATCGAGGCCGACAAGTCGCGCCTGTACGCCGCGGACCTGTTCGAGGACGTGCAGATCGTGCCGGTGAACGCCGACAGCGTGCAGCACACGGTGGATGTCGAGGTGCGGGTGCGCGAGCGCAAGCCGTGGTGGCTGAGCGGGGGCGTGGGCTACGGCTCGCAGGACCAGTTCCGGCTGCTCTCCGAGGTGGGTACGCGCTCGCTGTTCTGGACCGGCCGCCGGCTGGCGTTCACCTCCATGATCGGCTACGGTCGCCGGCCCTACCTGGACGCCAACGCGTTCAAGTTCCAGGAGGCCCGCCTGGAACTGGCGCTCACCGAGCCGCACCTGCTGGGCACCCGCACGCGGGGGCAGGTCTCGCTGTACTTCGTGGCCCAGCCGGACACCACCCTGCCCCACTTCACGCGCGGGGTGAGCGTGGACCTGCGGCGCGAGCTCACGCCCACCTCCAAGCTGCTGGCGCAATTCTCCCACTACGGCGTGACCTCCCATCCGCGGCAGGAGCCGGCGTTCTACACCAGCAATCGCTTCCAGCTGGGCTTCGACCGCGACATGCGCGACAACGCATTCGATCCCTCGCGGGGCAGCTACCAGGACCTCACCGTGCAGCTCTCCGGAGGGGTGCTGGGCGGCAACACCGCGTTCTTCAAGAACGTCGGCAGCGCCAGCTGGTACCGCCCGCTGCGCGGCCGCACGGTGCTGGCGGCGCGCCTGCGCGCCGGCGTGGCGATGCCCTTCCATCACGCCACCGGAGACTCGCTGGATCTCCAGATGCTGCGGGCCGAGGACCGCTTTCGCACCGGCGGGGCCAACACGGTGCGCGGCTACTCCGAGGAGGAGATCGGCGGGTCCGGGGAGGCCACCGTCACCGGGCACAGCGGCGACGCGTTCCGCGGCGGCCGGGTGCTGCTGCTGGCCGGCGCCGAGGTGCGCTTCCCCATCTGGGGGCTGTTCTCCGGGGCGCTGTTCCTCGACGGCGGCGCCGTGTGGCGTTCCTTCGGCGACGTCACGCTGCGCGCGTTCGCGCCCTACGCGCTGCGCGGCCCGGCGAGCTTCGACCGGTTCCGCTACTCCGCCGGCGGCGGGCTGCGCTTCGCCACCCCGGTGGGGCCGTTCCGCGTGGACTACGGCGTGAAGATCAACCCGCCCGAGCTGGGGGAGCTGCCCTCCGGGGTGACCGCGCCCGCGCGCACCTCGTGGCACTTCAGCCTGGGCCAGGCGTACTGA
- a CDS encoding translocation/assembly module TamB domain-containing protein, whose translation MDEDREPAAPIPPRRRRRRWPYVVAALVVAVAAASAGLLRTGSLERIAREFVNSKLERSGNLRLTWRSVQGNPLRRVDVRGLRVELRDKSRRWHRFLEAERVTVDAGIPQLLKAARLRIEMDSPRVWLTVDTSGAVLLPVLKSEGGGGGAGLEIAPLAVRDGSLWIERVPAAPELWAAGVEATARVNVRREAKVDIERLRARLPARGLTLDSLAGALELGDRGWTFRRLDARGPGFAGRFEGRYASDRDYLLDARLDSLADGVVSPWLASKLPPARFSGTAHLRQVGARLSFEEDGRLAAPGFGTADVAMRGEWLGPTIRLSAWRVTMGGAQALGSGTVQPAGRARLELAVSGVDPAQLVFLPPAWRIAQTELNAGGAVELEWGGGALKRVAGRAAVAPSRVRGHRVQAAAGVFEYQPGQFSVDSLEVSGPGGRASGRLAFGPESALRGSGTVSVSLDSLEVLSRSTGERFSGRLEGSWQLAGAAGRPELGTRAELADFRWRGISTAAATADVRWQGPSVSGLAARLHVSELRVGDVVVEGADLDGQGGPVTRFRLTAAHRDSTVEGEGQVDWRARRLTVESGALVLGAKRWSQRGESEFSWAGDSLAWSRVHWGSPDGDSIGTDGCYRPSDGSLRLDFHARRWDLRALTAHFLRQRAPDGLLSGDIHVDGSLADPRCTLDAQVERGVFGGHPLDRISAGGTLRDGRLDLDHWGVEHGGSSLLGRLSLDFPEVRRHGLKALVLPMDSLFRSATATGNAGLQPLELASLGDFNEDLRPLSGRATGRVEVRGPLSTPMVTADLIGEDVTHGDLRLGRVTVQADYEAGSLKLRRAASEMGGETSVVEGTLPCRLSLDPVVFRLEDREMELRLRAPQVDLAVLATLFPDAIAYSSGRAAVDARVHGRPRDPRFQGSATVTDATLRFAGREEVFRGVQGDIALEDRTVRVRSLRGLAGRGGSVEGSGSLEWDQRGVRAYHFDVQAVDVPISDQQNYSGLVRGALQVDPLAPGNRNPLVHGRLVVAEGLMLMEFGRIPPTLEETREKPVLRWYYDLEVSVPGNLWWKNSQSDIEVAGDIRARNLGGFNEGYGSFEIQRGTFDVYDTSFRIEESPAGTVVFSGPIENPALNLRATAQASNMTITLTVPGTRVFELNQPGKLRLSSGGLSEAEIITMLTVGKFTRVETPSIPGTGPTVTGTAPGATPLSAPLGNLLLRRVQRELGIGFSRFLDVFELGTDPTAGRFEVSRVGLGKYVTRDLFVRYGQTLSSNAERDLSLEWRLNKYLFLKGQTVRRALGAAEADALQTSYNLDLKVKFDY comes from the coding sequence ATGGACGAGGACCGCGAACCCGCCGCCCCGATCCCGCCGCGCCGGCGCCGGCGCCGGTGGCCGTACGTCGTGGCCGCGCTGGTGGTCGCCGTGGCGGCGGCCTCCGCGGGGCTGCTGCGCACCGGGTCCCTGGAGCGAATCGCGCGGGAGTTCGTGAACTCGAAGCTGGAGCGCTCCGGCAACCTGCGCCTCACGTGGCGCTCGGTGCAGGGCAACCCGCTGCGCCGGGTGGATGTGCGCGGCCTGCGCGTGGAGCTGCGCGACAAGTCCCGCCGCTGGCACCGCTTCCTGGAGGCCGAGCGGGTCACGGTGGACGCCGGCATCCCGCAACTGCTGAAGGCCGCGCGGCTCCGGATCGAAATGGACTCGCCGCGAGTGTGGCTCACCGTGGACACCTCGGGCGCGGTGCTGCTGCCGGTGCTGAAGTCGGAGGGCGGCGGGGGAGGCGCGGGCCTGGAAATCGCTCCGCTCGCGGTGCGCGACGGCAGCCTGTGGATCGAGCGCGTCCCCGCCGCGCCCGAGCTCTGGGCCGCCGGCGTGGAGGCCACGGCGCGAGTGAATGTGCGCCGGGAAGCGAAGGTGGACATCGAGCGGCTGCGTGCGCGCCTCCCGGCGCGCGGGCTCACGCTGGACAGTCTCGCCGGAGCGCTGGAGCTGGGGGACCGCGGCTGGACCTTCCGCCGCTTGGACGCCCGCGGGCCGGGCTTTGCCGGCCGCTTCGAGGGCCGGTACGCGTCCGACCGGGACTATCTGCTCGATGCCCGCCTGGACTCCCTGGCCGATGGCGTGGTGTCCCCGTGGCTGGCCTCGAAGCTCCCGCCGGCACGCTTCTCCGGGACGGCGCACCTGCGCCAGGTCGGCGCGCGCCTGAGCTTCGAGGAGGACGGCCGGCTGGCGGCACCGGGGTTCGGCACCGCGGACGTGGCCATGCGCGGCGAGTGGCTGGGGCCGACGATCCGGCTGTCCGCCTGGCGCGTCACCATGGGAGGTGCCCAGGCGCTGGGCTCGGGCACGGTGCAGCCCGCCGGCCGGGCGCGGCTGGAGCTGGCCGTGTCCGGCGTGGACCCGGCACAGCTGGTGTTCCTGCCGCCCGCCTGGCGGATCGCGCAGACCGAGCTCAACGCCGGCGGAGCCGTGGAGCTGGAGTGGGGCGGAGGCGCGCTGAAGCGCGTGGCGGGACGCGCCGCGGTGGCACCCTCGCGGGTGCGGGGCCACCGGGTACAGGCCGCGGCGGGGGTCTTTGAATACCAGCCCGGTCAGTTCAGCGTGGATTCACTCGAGGTCTCGGGGCCGGGCGGGCGCGCCTCCGGCCGGCTGGCGTTCGGGCCGGAGTCCGCGCTGCGCGGCAGCGGGACGGTGTCGGTTTCGCTGGACTCGCTGGAGGTGCTGAGCCGGTCCACGGGGGAGCGGTTCTCCGGCCGGCTCGAGGGCAGCTGGCAGCTGGCCGGCGCGGCGGGCCGTCCCGAGCTCGGCACCCGGGCCGAGCTGGCCGACTTCCGCTGGCGCGGGATTTCCACGGCGGCGGCCACCGCCGACGTGCGCTGGCAGGGGCCCAGCGTCTCGGGGCTGGCGGCGCGGCTTCACGTGAGCGAGTTGCGCGTGGGCGACGTGGTGGTGGAGGGCGCGGACCTGGACGGTCAGGGCGGCCCGGTGACCCGCTTCCGGCTCACCGCGGCGCACCGCGACAGCACCGTGGAGGGAGAGGGACAGGTGGACTGGCGCGCCCGCCGCCTGACGGTGGAGAGCGGCGCGCTGGTGCTGGGGGCGAAGCGCTGGAGCCAGCGCGGCGAGTCGGAGTTCAGCTGGGCCGGCGACAGCCTGGCCTGGAGCCGGGTGCACTGGGGCTCGCCAGACGGCGACTCCATCGGCACCGACGGCTGCTACCGGCCCTCCGACGGGTCGCTGCGCCTCGATTTCCACGCCCGCCGCTGGGACCTGCGCGCGCTGACCGCGCACTTCCTCCGCCAGCGCGCCCCCGACGGGCTGCTGTCCGGGGACATTCACGTGGACGGCTCGCTGGCCGATCCGCGCTGCACGCTGGATGCGCAGGTGGAGCGCGGCGTGTTCGGAGGCCACCCCCTGGACCGGATTTCGGCCGGGGGCACGTTGCGCGACGGCCGCCTGGACCTGGACCACTGGGGTGTGGAACACGGGGGCAGCTCGCTCCTGGGCCGGCTGAGCCTGGATTTCCCGGAGGTACGCCGGCACGGGCTCAAGGCGCTGGTCCTGCCCATGGATTCGCTCTTCCGTTCCGCCACTGCCACCGGCAACGCCGGCCTGCAGCCGCTGGAGCTGGCCTCCCTGGGCGACTTCAACGAAGACCTGCGCCCGCTCAGCGGCCGCGCCACCGGGCGGGTGGAGGTGCGCGGACCGCTCTCGACCCCGATGGTGACCGCCGACCTGATCGGCGAAGACGTCACCCACGGCGACCTGCGCCTGGGGCGCGTCACCGTGCAGGCCGACTACGAGGCCGGCAGTCTTAAGCTCCGCCGGGCCGCCTCGGAGATGGGCGGGGAAACCTCCGTGGTGGAGGGCACATTGCCGTGCCGGCTGTCCCTGGACCCGGTGGTGTTCCGCCTCGAGGATCGCGAGATGGAGCTGCGGCTGCGGGCGCCCCAGGTGGACCTGGCGGTGCTGGCCACGCTGTTCCCGGACGCCATCGCCTACTCCAGCGGCCGCGCGGCCGTGGATGCGCGGGTGCACGGCCGGCCCCGCGACCCCCGCTTCCAGGGCTCGGCCACGGTGACCGACGCCACCCTGCGCTTCGCCGGGCGCGAGGAGGTCTTCCGCGGCGTGCAGGGTGACATCGCCCTCGAGGACCGCACCGTGCGGGTGCGATCGCTGCGCGGCCTGGCCGGCCGCGGCGGCTCGGTGGAGGGCAGCGGTTCCCTGGAATGGGACCAGAGGGGAGTCCGCGCCTACCACTTCGACGTGCAGGCCGTGGACGTGCCCATCAGCGACCAGCAGAACTACTCCGGGCTGGTGCGTGGGGCGCTGCAGGTGGATCCCCTGGCCCCGGGCAACCGCAACCCGCTGGTCCACGGGCGGCTGGTGGTGGCCGAGGGGCTGATGCTCATGGAATTCGGCAGGATCCCGCCCACTCTCGAGGAAACCCGTGAGAAGCCGGTGCTGCGGTGGTACTATGACCTCGAGGTCTCGGTCCCGGGGAATCTCTGGTGGAAGAACAGCCAGTCGGACATCGAGGTGGCCGGGGACATCCGGGCGCGCAACCTCGGCGGGTTCAACGAGGGCTACGGCTCCTTCGAGATCCAGCGCGGGACATTCGACGTCTACGACACCTCGTTCCGGATCGAGGAGAGCCCGGCCGGCACGGTGGTGTTCAGCGGGCCGATCGAGAACCCGGCGCTGAACCTCCGGGCCACGGCGCAGGCGTCCAACATGACCATCACGCTGACCGTGCCGGGCACCCGGGTGTTCGAATTGAACCAGCCGGGGAAGCTCCGGCTGAGCTCGGGCGGCCTGAGCGAGGCCGAGATCATCACCATGCTCACGGTCGGCAAGTTCACCCGCGTGGAGACCCCCTCCATCCCGGGGACTGGCCCCACGGTCACCGGGACGGCGCCGGGTGCGACCCCGCTCAGCGCGCCCCTGGGCAACCTGCTGCTGCGGCGGGTGCAGCGTGAGCTGGGGATCGGGTTCAGCCGCTTCCTGGACGTGTTCGAGCTGGGAACCGACCCCACCGCCGGGCGCTTCGAGGTGTCGCGCGTGGGGCTGGGCAAGTACGTGACGCGCGACCTGTTCGTGCGCTACGGGCAGACGCTCTCGTCCAACGCGGAGCGCGACCTGTCGCTGGAGTGGCGCCTGAACAAGTACCTGTTCCTGAAGGGGCAGACGGTGCGGCGGGCCCTGGGTGCGGCGGAGGCCGACGCACTCCAGACCAGCTACAACCTCGACCTCAAGGTGAAGTTCGACTACTAG